AAGCGACGAACCTAGACCAGGTCAAAGCTCGAGACGTATTTACAGAAGTTGATCACCCACGATATGGAAGTATTACGTTGACAAACAGCCCGCTTCGGTTCTCAGAGTCCAATGTAGAGATCCGGCGACCAGCGCCGACTCTAGGTCAACATAACGAAGAGATACTCACCGAACTCGAGTATCCACCAGAGAAGATTGGACAGCTAGAGGATCAAGAAGTCATCGTTGATGACGAATAAGATTCTAAGACTATAATTCGGCTCTCGCGAATGTGAGTTCCTGCCTTAGAGACACCATGGTCGTCATTTCCAATAGTTGATTCGATTTGATCGGTAGCGATACAAATTCGGCCCCCTAGAGCATGATTTGAGAATAGCACAGTGCTCTACTAGCTAATTCAATTGAAGTTATTGGTGTTAAAGTGGTAACCAAATAGCAGTGGAAAATTCAGAGTGAGTGGAACTGGGCTGCATAGCCGCCCCCATATATAATTCCGAAAATGCGAATCTCAGTGAATGACATACAGTAAATAATAGTAGACTATTCGTGTAATATCTTGATTGTGAGTAACAGGCACAAGAGGTGCTATTTGTGGGTTGTAACCAACGCCCATAGCTTATCGCGGTAATATTCCACTCCAGTTTGGTGTAATTTGCGTAAATTGAGGTGCAACTAATGAGTTTAAATTTGGAATTTTCTATGCTAATACGAGATCACGAATCTCCATTCGGCAGAGGGGAACTTTATAACAATAGGGGCTAATAACACGGTATGGACGAAAACAAACGGCTGCTCGCAACAACCGAGACTTCACTCGAAATTATTGAAAAACTCAAACAGCTTGATGGAGGTAGGGTAACCGAAGTCGCAGACGAAGTTGGGATTGCACCGAGCACTGCTCATAGTCATCTCACAACACTCGAGCAACGTCAATTTGTAATCAAAGAGGGCGACGAATATCGTTTGGGTTTGAAATTCCTTGAGCTAGGTGAACATGTACAGAAGAACGATTATTTCTCATTAGCGGAATCAAAAGCTAATCAATTGGCTGAAGAAACAGGCGGTCGAGCTCACTTTACAGTAGAGGAGCACGGGCAAGGAGTATATGTATATACATTTTCAGGGAAACACGCTATCGAAACATACTCACGTGAAGGGCGGAGGTTTCCGCTTCATCAAGCCGCTGCGGGTAAAGCGATTTTGGCATATCTTCCAGACGAACAAGTGGACAAGATAGTCGATCGCTATGGATTAGAGCGACGTACTGACAACACTATTACAGAGCGCAAGGAGTTGAAAAGCGAATTAGCGACCATTCGCGACAGGAATGGTGTTTCCTTCAACCATGAAGAGCAAGTGAAGGGGATCCGTGCTGTTGGTGCACCCATCTGCTCGCCGAATAAGGGAGTTATCGGCGCTCTGAGTGTATCTGGGCCAGCTCATCGGTTCAAAGGAGAATTTTATGAAGAACAGCTACCAGATATAGTCATAGGGACAGCAAACGAACTCGAGCTGCAGATTCAGTATTCGTAATTTCCGAATGCACGACAATCTTTACGGCACGACATTTAGAACTACAATTGGAGGGATAGTAGCTTTGCGTAGTAACATTGTAAAAGTGATTAAAAGTCAGCTTGAGATGATTTACAGGCATATGTTTGTAATAGAGCCCATCAAAATGTTGTATTTTAATGCAATAATTGGAGTGTCATAGCTTGTTATTTGGATGATTCAATTATAACCAAATTTTTGGAAAAGTGTTTTCATCTAGGCCAGAGATTAGTTTCTGTTATCAAGTAGAAGAGTTCTTATCAGATATTTAATAATCATTATTACAGATGGTATTGTGAGCATTCAGAACTATAGCCCGAGTACTTTGACTACAGATAGGAGGCGATTATGGTTATTTTCTGAAGGCTACAAGCCCGATTCAGGACAGTGTCTAATTTGGCCAGTTTGAGGAACCAACAGGTCGTGGAATTAGTCTGGAATGGTGTCCATAAACCTGCTCAGTCAATCGTATGCGAGGGTCTTGATGTCGGAATGTTAAACCGCGAAATGCCGATCCCAGCGCCACATTCTTGCACCAACTAGTCGTCGAGAAAAGCCGTTTCATAGAGATCGTGTTTCTCGCCGACGGCTACGGCTATCTAACTTCTATCCACTGGTTGGCGTTGAAGAGGTAGGTCGACTATGTTAACCGAAACCCGATTGGGAAGTAGTATACCCGCTGAAGGTGCGGGCCGGGCGCTTCCACAATTCGTGGGTCGCCAGTCGGGTGAACGTCAAAGTTTGACTTGCTCAACTTTGGCACTACTATAACACTCACCAACGATACATATCAAATTGTATAATAAATGGTAGAGGTGCTGAACTATAGTAGTCGTTGAAAGTCATTGCACTCCTGGTTACGAATGTGCGGCTATAGTAGATGTTAGAAATGATTGTTCACGTTAGGGATAGAGAGCTGATCAAGAACGGTATCGACCGCGGTTGTCAGCTCAGAAAGTGAGACAAAAAACCGGTTGCTTAGTGCTGATTGCAGCTGTCTCTAGCACTCTTCGACCGGATTGAGTTCGGGAGAGTACGCCGGTAACGTGACGAAGGCAAAGTCGTAACGGACCTGGCGGCCCGTGACGGCCGACGCCTGAAAGTACGGCGCTGCATCTAACACAACGATCAAATCATCTTCGAACTCTTGGCATAGCGAAAGAAGGAAATGTTTCGCGTGGGCGGCGGTGACGTACTCTTCGAATCGAGCGAAAAAGCGATCACCATCTTCGGTGATCGCGCCCAACAGACACGTCCAGTCGCGTTGCCCCTCTATCCCTCTCTGAGGGAGAATCAACACTACTGAACAGGAGGTCACGGGGCGGTGGGAGGTCGATGGCGTGCCGGATCGTCACACGAGCAACCGAGTGCAGCGACGTCCCCACAGTTCGTACACTCGTAGATCGGAACGACGTCCGACCCACGCTGGGACAGCGGGCCGTCTCTCGATCCCTCGTATCCACACTCAGCGCAGTGGGAGCGTACCACCGTTCGCTCACCCCGACCTCACTTGATGTCGATTGTGCCAGACCTCAGCAGTGAACTCCTCGAGGGTGGTGAGCGCGTCACGGCGGCTTGACGCGTCGGCGGTCTCAGCAATATCGCCGTGGTGAAGATCGAGCGACAGTCCTGGCGCACTATCGTAGGTGCCGAGAAAACCACAGTGGCCTCTCGGAGGGCTGAGGGTCTGGACGTCTGGCTCGGCTCTGCACCCGATACTGGCTGCAAACTGGGCGGTGATCGTCCCCTCGGCGTGAACTCTCATGAGGAGATCAGTAGCGATCCGGAGTTCAGTCATGGTAGGGACCGTCCCTCCTCGTCGTTGATGCCCGCACTGGGGCCGTCTTGGGATGGTGTCTGTTCCTCGCTGTCCCCGTCCTCGACTCGAGTCTGTCGAGGGAGAGGGACGTCTTCGTCGAACGCGTGCTCGTATACGTCTAGGAATGGCATGGTGATCAGTCTGGAGAGCGCGTATTGCTTGTTCGCGCTTCCTCCACCCCTCTACGAGGGTAGAACAACACCACGTGCGATGTGTTCGTACGGACTGGCTGGGCTGGTGGAGTCACCCCACGGATTCAGATCATCCCTCGTCCGTGGAGTAACTCTGCTCGTCCTCTGGCTCTCGATCCCACGCTGGCTCCCACTCACAGTCGTCGTGAACGTGGTCTGCATACGCCGAAAACCAGTACCGGTCGTATCCATGTGCCTCTGTTCCGAGCCACTTTCCCGACGCACGTGGCCCGTACTCGTCGGTGTCGGGAATTGGATCAGCCCCATCGACCGACCAGGAGTATGAGCTGTCGAACTCGGCGATGAACCCCTGATCACCTGCAGGTTCTCGAAGCGTGCATCGGGTGTTGCACGTCGTGCAAAACACCCCCTGGAACACGAGATGTACCCACTTGTCGGAGCCACAAACCGGACACTCCACAACGTCGAACGCGCCAGTATACCGCTCTTCGATCTCGACGAGCGGCATCACTGCTCACCTCCGTTGTCGACGATCGTCGCGATTCCCGTCTCGATGCACTGAATAGTCGGTGGCTGTGCTGCTGCCGTCTCGTTTGCGTGAGACATCTCTGATACCCTCCACCCCTCCAGGGGTGGAACAACACTTGGCCTGATCACGTCGAAGATACAGGGGCTACCCAGAGTCCAGTACAATCGAATTCGAGAACACATCGTTCATACGAACTCGCTGCGGACCGAGTGATCGTCTCTCAGGTTGTCCGAACGAGCAGTTCCTTCTCGGTGAGTGTGACGTCGTACTCACCGATTGAGAATGCGACCGACACCGGCTCGCCAGTCGTGACGAGTCGATCGAGCGTTTCGGAATCAAGCGTGTCGGAGAGGACGATCCCGAGGGTTGGTCCCAGCTCGGTCGATGGGCAGTTCTCGAGCCTCGCGATCGCTTCGATCAGTGCGATGCTGGCGGCGTTTTCGACCACTCGTATTCGACTTGTCTAGTTGCCATGATTCACCTTCACTGTTAACCCCGCCCCAGCTCCTGCCAATCTCGCCTGCTGGGTTCGACAGTTCGGACAAGCATGAAGCGTTCCAGTGTTGTCTGCAAACACACGCTTATACTGTTCTGTAACGTGACTGCCACAGTTCGAACACTCAGGCATCGTCAGGCCCCCACGTCCGTCTGCTCGTAGACGGCGATCGTCGCCTCGAGTTCGGCGATCGAGTCTGCGAGGGTCAACGGCTCGGCCAGGTGCTCCTCGACCGTTCGCAGATTGGCCAGAACTGCTTCGAGTTCGGCCTGTACTCGGTCGTCAGGCCATCCAGTGGACTCACTCATCACGACTCACCCTCCGGGCAGCCGGGCGCATGCGGCAGTTTGTCCTGTCCACCAAGTTCGACCAGCAGCTCACGTTTGCAGTACCTACACCGGATGTACGCCTTCCCGCCCTGTTCCGGCGGTTCGATATGTCGCGTGTACGGCGGCCTCTCGGAATCGGTCCGGATGGTCTCGGTGGCTGCGGTCCCGCCATCGGACACCACCCGCTCTGTGCAAACAGTCAGTTCGGCTGCTGCACGCAGACGCAGCTCTCTGCCCGTGTCGGTTTCGTAGTAGTCAGCTCGCTGTACCACTCGGTCGATGGTTCTAACCTGTTGCATCGGTTCAAACCCTCCACCCCTCTCGAGGGTGAGAACAACACCACATGCGGTGGGTTCGTGCCGACGCTAGTCGGTTCGGCAAGGTTACCCCACACCTTCGGACTCGATTTCATGCGTGGGGTAACTCACAATGCTGGCGGACTCGCTGGGGGCCTGCGCCCTAGTCTGCAGTTCGCGAATCCGCTGTGCGTGGCGTGTAGCCTCGAGAACGGACGTTCGGATCGCGACTGCAACCCGATGTTTGCACGCGCCCTGGTGGTGTTCGTCTGCCGGGCACGTACAGCTGTGCGGCAGGCCGTCCTCGATCGTAACCAGATACTCGTGATCCTCCGGATTCGCATGGCTGATATTGCGAGCGAGGACGCCCTGCGAGACAAGTTCGAACTCGAAGGCTTCGTACTGGGCGCGTCGGAGCGTCCGCTGGGTCGGTTCAAGTCGCTCGAGTGGGTGTGCTGATGGTGACATCGATCAGGTCAACTGCGGCTAGACTGGTCGATCGTGTCGAGTTACGCACTCTCGCATTCCGAGCAAATCAGTTGAACACCGAGGTCACAGGCAGTTTCACAGCTCTGGGTCGGAACAAGTCCGAACTTCCCACAGTACTCACAGCTCGTGTTGGTGTGACCAGGAGCGTCGAACACGTCGAAGCGGGTACGTTTGACGGCATTATCAGTCTCGGTGATGAACTCAACGGCGATTGGTATGTTGGTCCGACTAGCAGTTTGCATTGTTTTCAATCTCTCTACCCCTCCCAAGGGGTGAACAACGCTACCGGCTGTGCGTTCGTCGCAAGGCTTTCGACTCAGCGGATTGGCTTCGGCCCCCGCGACGAGAAGGTGATCTCGCCGTTCTCTCGCTCGTCTTCCGTCTGCAGGTTGTATTGCTCCCCAAGGTCACTGCAGACGGTTTCTGCGACCTCGAGTGCTTCCTCGAGCGTTGGGGCTTCGGCTTCGATCGATCCCCAGTCCGGATTTGCGTTCGGATAGACGGCCACTTGGTACGTGTCAACGAAACAGTCGGGCCAGCTCGACGATGGCTGGTACACCGCTGTCGGTGCGATCGTTACTTCCATCGGCGTCGAGAATACTGCCTTACCCACCTCGTCGACGATGAACCGAACCAACGAGAACAC
The sequence above is drawn from the Natrononativus amylolyticus genome and encodes:
- a CDS encoding IclR family transcriptional regulator; translation: MDENKRLLATTETSLEIIEKLKQLDGGRVTEVADEVGIAPSTAHSHLTTLEQRQFVIKEGDEYRLGLKFLELGEHVQKNDYFSLAESKANQLAEETGGRAHFTVEEHGQGVYVYTFSGKHAIETYSREGRRFPLHQAAAGKAILAYLPDEQVDKIVDRYGLERRTDNTITERKELKSELATIRDRNGVSFNHEEQVKGIRAVGAPICSPNKGVIGALSVSGPAHRFKGEFYEEQLPDIVIGTANELELQIQYS
- a CDS encoding DUF7567 family protein, yielding MPLVEIEERYTGAFDVVECPVCGSDKWVHLVFQGVFCTTCNTRCTLREPAGDQGFIAEFDSSYSWSVDGADPIPDTDEYGPRASGKWLGTEAHGYDRYWFSAYADHVHDDCEWEPAWDREPEDEQSYSTDEG
- a CDS encoding HalOD1 output domain-containing protein, which codes for MVENAASIALIEAIARLENCPSTELGPTLGIVLSDTLDSETLDRLVTTGEPVSVAFSIGEYDVTLTEKELLVRTT
- a CDS encoding DUF7563 family protein — translated: MPECSNCGSHVTEQYKRVFADNTGTLHACPNCRTQQARLAGAGAGLTVKVNHGN
- a CDS encoding SWIM zinc finger family protein — encoded protein: MSPSAHPLERLEPTQRTLRRAQYEAFEFELVSQGVLARNISHANPEDHEYLVTIEDGLPHSCTCPADEHHQGACKHRVAVAIRTSVLEATRHAQRIRELQTRAQAPSESASIVSYPTHEIESEGVG